Proteins encoded in a region of the Physeter macrocephalus isolate SW-GA unplaced genomic scaffold, ASM283717v5 random_1248, whole genome shotgun sequence genome:
- the LOC114485278 gene encoding inhibitor of nuclear factor kappa-B kinase subunit epsilon-like — MRVVHETRNHLRLVGCSVAACNTEAQGAQEGLSKILDWLSQQLLQDRTKGAQASPPPTVPYTSPALKDLVLHMQELCKEMKVLASDLQDNNRVIEGLSRVPSAPDI, encoded by the exons ATGAG GGTGGTGCATGAGACCAGGAACCACCTGCGCCTGGTGGGCTGCTCCGTGGCCGCCTGTAACACAGAAGCCCAGGGAGCCCAGGAGGGCCTCAGCAAG ATCCTTGACTGGCTATCTCAGCAGCTCCTGCAGGACAGAACAAAGGGGGCTCAGGCCTCACCACCCCCTACTGTTCCTTATACTAGCCCTGCACTAAAGGACCTGGTTCTCCA CATGCAAGAGCTCTGCAAGGAGATGAAGGTGCTGGCGTCTGACCTCCAGGACAACAACCGCGTCATCGAAGG